The Vitis vinifera cultivar Pinot Noir 40024 chromosome 1, ASM3070453v1 DNA segment caagataaaaGACAAATTGTTACCCATCCAAAATTCCTACGGCCGAAACTCTTCACATGATACAATACAACACAATTAAATCAACACTTTACAGTAGCTATGTTGGGCCAAACTGAAATTCTTGGCAAACTGATTTCGATCAAACATATGATCACCGTGTTGTAATTCAAAATAAGAAACGGAAGATTTCTTACTGATAGTTTCAACTTTTCTGGGATTAGGTATATAGCATGTCAGTCAGAAGGGTCATGGTGTGAAGGTGGTGGTTGTTCTCCATTCTCATTGATTTCAGGTGAAGGAGGGGGCTGTTCCCCATGCTCATTGTTCTCAGGATGAAAGTTGATAGGAAATTTCGTTACTCTGGGCTTGTCAGccaaaatatttctttgaacCCTATCAATCAACACCTTTTGGGGAGGCTCTTCTCTTAGCTGTTCATCGTCATAATCATTGTTGACATAATATCCCACTCGGATAAATTCCTGACCCAGATAAGAACATGTTAATAGCAGTACTGTGACACCAATAATATCCTCTTCACGAATTTTTGACGGGTCTGGAGGGTCTGCCTGCCAGGTGTACAACCAGAATAAATTCAACGCCAATTTCATATGCAATTCAATTCTCAACATCCAATATCAGAATTATAAAGGATTACTTGAAACACAAAGCGATAGTTGCCAACATTGACAGGCCCAACAAGCACACTCTCCAA contains these protein-coding regions:
- the LOC100266239 gene encoding histone chaperone ASF1B, with amino-acid sequence MSAVNITNVTVLDNPAAFLNPFQFEISYECLIPLKDDLEWKLIYVGSAEDETYDQLLESVLVGPVNVGNYRFVFQADPPDPSKIREEDIIGVTVLLLTCSYLGQEFIRVGYYVNNDYDDEQLREEPPQKVLIDRVQRNILADKPRVTKFPINFHPENNEHGEQPPPSPEINENGEQPPPSHHDPSD